Within the Flavobacterium sp. CG_23.5 genome, the region AAGAGCTCAAGGATCAATCGATGGAAGTTCAAGTGAGGAAAAAGTTTCAGTACTAAATAATGGTTTGCGTCATGTGATTGTGGGTGTTGAACTTTTTCCTAAAAAAGCATTCAATTTCCGATTGGGGTATAATTTTCGTAGAGCAGAAGAATTAAGGATTGTAGATCAACGGAATTTCTCTGGGATTTCAGTTGGTTTTGGACTTAAAATGAATAAATTAAAATTTAATTATTCGTATTCTAGATATACATCGGCTGGAAATACGAGTTTGTTTGGATTAACTATTAACTTACAATAATATCATTTTGGATAAAAAAATTACTATCGCAATAGATGGATTCTCTTCAACTGGAAAAAGCACTTTAGCAAAACAACTCGCCAAAAAATTAGGATATGTATATGTAGATACTGGAGCGATGTATCGTGCAGTAACCTTTTTTGCGATGCAAAACGGATACATAAATCCTGATTTTTTTGACAAAGAATCATTAATAAACAGCTTGCCATTTATAAAATTACACTTCAAATTTAATCCTGATTTGGGTTTTGCCGAAATGTATTTAAACGATGTTAATGTAGAAATAGCCATTCGAAAAATCGAAGTTTCAAATTTTGTAAGCAAAGTAGCCGAAGTTTCTGAGGTTCGAACCAAATTAGTGGAGCAACAAAAGGAAATGGGAAAAGATAAAGCGATTGTTATGGATGGCAGAGATATTGGGACTGTAGTTTTTCCTGATGCTGAACTGAAAATATTTATGACGGCAAGTGCAAGTACAAGAGCACAAAGGCGTTTTGATGAGTTGCAACAAAAAGGAGATGATGTAAGCTATGAAGCGGTTTTGAAAAATGTGGAAGAACGCGATTACATTGATACTCATAGAGTTGATTCACCTTTGGTAAAAGCGGATGATGCGATTGAAATTGATAATTCACATCTCAGTCGTGAAGAACAGTTTCAAGTTGTTTTAGATTTAGTAAATGAAATTACTAAAACGCTATAAATATTTGCAAATCTCTTTTTTAATATTAGATTTACGCTTTGTTATTTTTTAAAAATATAAAATACAATTCATCTTATGGGGATTAAAAATAAATTGACGGTAATGAGTTTTCTTCAATTCTTTGTTTGGGGAGCGTGGTTGATTACTGTTGGAAATTATTGGTTTGGTACAAAACAATGGAGCGGAGCCGAATTTGGAGCCGTTTTTTCAACTCTTGGGATTTCTTCGATAATAATGCCTGCAATTACGGGGATTATAGCTGACAGATGGATCAATGCCGAGAAATTATATGGAATACTACATATTTTAGGTGGTTTAGCGATCTGCTATATTCCGCAGGTGGATAATCCTACTACTTTTTATTGGGTAATATTTGCAGCAATGCTGTGTTATATGCCTACAATTTCTTTGTCAAATTCAGTTGCTTATAACATATTGAAAAACAACAATTTTGATGTGGTTAAAGTTTTTCCTCCTATTCGAGTTTGGGGAACAATTGGGTTTATTGTTGCGATGTGGATTACTAATTTATCAGGAAATAAAGCATCTGCTAATATGTTTTATATTTCAGCCTTTGCGTCTTTCGTTTTAGGGATTTATTCTTTTGCGTTGCCAAAATGTCCACCACAAAAATTAATTGCCGAGGATTCTACTTTCGCTAAAAAATTAGGGTTGGATGCATTTAAGTTGTTTGGAACCTATAAAATGGCATTGTTTTTCATTTTTTCTATGTTTTTGGGCGGTGCGTTGCAACTGACAAATATGTACGGTGATACTTATTTATCTGAATTTGCAAATGTTCCTCAATATGCAGATTCTTTTGTGGTAAAATATTCTACAATTATCATGTCTATTTCTCAAATTTCGGAAACCTTGTTCATTTTGGCCATTCCATTTTTCTTAAAAAGATTTGGAATAAAACAAGTAATGCTGATTTCAATGTTGGCATGGGTTTTACGTTTTGGATTGTTTGCTTATGGAAATCCAGCTGATGGGCTATGGATGATTGTTATGTCTTGTGTTGTTTATGGAATGGCATTTGATTTTTTCAATATTTCAGGTTCATTATTTATTGAAACCACTACCGACTCTAGAATTCGTTCTAGTGCTCAAGGATTATTTATGATGATGTCTAATGGTTTTGGTGCTTTCTTTGGCGGAATAGTTAGTGGAATTGTAATCGATAAATTTTTCACACATGATGGGGTTAGGGATTGGCATAACATTTGGCTTTCGTTTGCCGGATATGCTTTAATTATCGCGGTTGCTTTTGCTGTTTTGTTCAAGCACAAGCATTATCCAGAAGATGTTTCTAAAGTGAGTCACTAAAAAGCGGCAGATAATAAATAGAAACCGATAACTGAAAAATAGTTATCGGTTTTTTTTATGTTTATAAATACGGATTAAAGTAAATTAGCCCCGAGTGAAGCGGCATCCTTTTATATAGCTTCCAGCCTTTTGAAGGCTGGAAGCTATATAAAAGATACAGCGGAAAGCGGGAGCAGAGTTCTTGAAAATCGCAAAATGTTCTGCTCCTAATAATCAACTGATTATCACAATATAAATATTTTGCTATTTAAGATAAAAGTGTTACTTTTGCAGTCCTTTTGGTGAATAAGAGTTTCCTTTAGGGTTCAACTAATTATACAAACAACTTCTGTTGTTTTCTAGCACATTAAGAAACTCGAGAGAATACAGAATACAAATTTTTAATCAGCATGTCTGAACAAGTAAAATCACAAGAAGAGTTTTTAGCAAATTTTAACTGGCACAATTTCGAAGAAGGTATTGATGCTGTTGATGAGAAAAACTTATTAGAATTCGAAGAACTAGTTTCAAAAACATTTATCGCTACTGATCAAGAAGAAGTGGTTGATGGTACAGTTGTTAGAATTACAGATAGAGACGTTATCGTTGATATCAACGCAAAATCGGAAGGTGTTATTTCATTGAATGAATTCCGTTACAACCCAGCATTAAAAGTAGGTGATACTGTTGAAGTATTAATTGACATCCGTGAGGATAAAACAGGTCAATTAGTATTATCTCACAGAAAAGCACGTACTATCAAATCATGGGATAGAGTTATTTCGGCGAACGAAACAGGAGAAATCGTTAATGGTTTTGTAAAATGCAGAACTAAAGGTGGTATGATCGTTGACGTTTTCGGAATTGAAGCGTTTTTACCAGGATCTCAAATTGATGTTAAACCAATTAGAGACTACGATGTATATGTAAACAAAATGATGGAATTCAAAGTGGTAAAAATTAACCACGAATTCAAAAATGTTGTTGTTTCTCATAAAGCGCTTATTGAAGCGGATATCGAAATCCAGAAAAAAGAAATCATCGGTCAATTACAAAAAGGACAAGTATTAGAAGGTGTTGTTAAAAACATTACTTCTTATGGTGTCTTTATTGACCTAGGTGGAGTTGATGGATTGATTCACATTACTGACCTTTCTTGGTCAAGAATCAACCACCCATCTGAAGTTCTTGAATTAGATCAAAAATTAAATGTTGTAATCCTTGATTTCGATGATGAGAAAACAAGAATTCAATTAGGATTGAAACAATTGAACGCTCACCCTTGGGATGCTCTAGATGCTAAATTAGCAATTGGAGACAAAGTAAAAGGTAAAGTAGTTGTAATCGCTGATTATGGTGCATTTATCGAAGTTGCTGAAGGTGTTGAAGGTTTGATCCACGTTTCTGAAATGTCTTGGTCTACTCATTTACGTTCTGCTCAAGATTTCGTAAAAGTAGGAGATGTTGTTGAAGCAGTTATCTTAACTTTAGACAGAGATGACCGCAAAATGTCATTAGGTATCAAACAATTGTCTCAAGATCCTTGGACTGATATCACTTCTAAATACCCAGTAGGTTCTAAACATACAGGTATCGTTAGAAACTTTACAAACTTTGGTATTTTCGTAGAATTAGAAGAAGGAATTGATGGATTAATTTACATCTCTGACTTATCTTGGACTAAGAAAATCAAACACCCATCTGAATTTGTAAACGTTGGTGAGAAACTTGATGTAGTAGTATTAGAATTAGATGTTGAAGGACGTAAATTATCTTTAGGTCACAAACAAACTACTGCTAATCCTTGGGATCAGTATGAAGATTCTTTCGCTGTAGGAACTATCCACAACGGTGAAATTTCTGAAATCGTTGACAAAGGAGCTACTGTAGAATTCGGAGATGATATCGTTGCTTTCATTCCTACTCGTCACCTTGAAAAAGAAGATGGTAAGAAATTGAAAAAAGGAGAATCAGCTGATTTCAAAGTAATCGAATTCAACAAAGAATTTAAAAGAGTAGTTGCATCTCACACTGCTATCTTCCGTGAAGAAGAAGAGAAAAATGTGAAAACTGCAACTGAAAATACTTCATCTGCATCTTCATCTGCAAATGCACCAGCTGCTGCAACTTTAGGTGATAACAATGATGTATTAGCAGCATTGAAAGCTAAAATGGAAAAATCAGAGAAAAAATAATTCTCAATATTTCTTAAATAGTAAAAAGCCTCACAGTAATGTGAGGCTTTTTTTATGTTTAATTATCTATTTTCGATATTTTATTTCCATTCGGCAAAAATAAATGTTGTATGAAGTCAATTTGTATCCGATCTTATTGTTCAGATTTTATTCACAAATCTTTTTTTAGTTGTCAGACAGCCAGAATGAAGCCGTTTTTTCTATTTCTAATTTCTAATTCTCATCAATAATTAGATTGCTGCGATTATTAGGTTTTATTTCTAAAAAAGAATATTAATCTAATAATTAGCTTATTTTTGAATTAAATTAAGAAATTTTTATGAATTTAAAAATACTTTTACCATCAAAACAGCTCTTTCTACTTTTTCTATATATCCTAGTTTTCTTTTTTTCGGTAACAAAAACCAATGCACAATGCGCAGGAAAAGATAACAGCATTACAGTTTGTGATATTCCAAATCCAAGTAGCAAGTCAATCAATCTTTTTAACCTTTTAGGAGCCCATACGAATGGCGGAATTTGGAAAGATAATCTTAAATCAGGCGGATTAAATCTTTTTACAGGAATATTGAACGCACAAGTTATTCGTTCTAGTGGTGTTTATACTTATACCTATACCATTGATAATGTTAGTGGTTGTAAAGACTCTGCTACCATAAGTGTCACGATAGGAGCATATTCTGGAATTACAAGCCCAAATGTTTCTGTTTGCAGTGATAATCTCAATTTTAATTTGTTTCATGCATTTGATGGAAATTATCTCAACCCACAATCTGGGGGAAAATGGATTGACAACAATAATACAAACGCGTTAACGGGAAATCTACTTAATGCTGAAATTGCTGGAGTAGGAAGTTATTCTTTCACTTATACCGTGCCGGCAATAGGAACTTGCCCTGCGCAATCTTCAAACACTTATGTTACTATTTATCCTGCTCCAAATCCTGGAATTGCTGCCAATTTATTATTATGTAATACTGATAATTTGGCGTTATACAGTAATTTAAATTTGAAAGACAAATTGACTGGAGAAGATCCTAATGGTACTTGGGCAGAATCCAGTACTAACGAACTATCAAGTCGTTTTGATTCAATTGTGGATGTTCAGCATATCTATAATACTTTTGGGGCTGGAGTTTATAATTTTAGTTATTCGGTTTTGCCAACAAACCCTATTTGTGATATTAAAACATCTGTTGTAAGTATCATTATAGAAGAGCTACTCGATTTCACTGGAGCTAATTTTGTAATAAACTCGGATATTTGTGAAAACGAAATTGGTACGGCTACCTATAAAGCTGTTTTAAATCAGGGAACTAAAAAAATACCTAATGGCAGTTATTACGTCACGTATGAAATTGCAGGAATTTCATCAACGGTTACGAATACTTCAGTGGCAGATTTTAGTAATGGCGTTTTAGTTTTTGATATAAACCGAATTTATTTTCCGCAAGTTGACAATTACACTGTCAGTATAAAAAAGGTAGTAAAGACGGGAAGTTTTGGTGCCTGTAACAATATAATTGGAACTATTTCAGATGTTCTTCATGTTTATCCATTACCAAGAATCAACAATGCAACGCTAGCCATCGATCCTGTATGTAAAGGCTTTGGTGCGACAGTTAAAATTTCTGGAGATACAAATTTAACGGATGGGAATTATAGTGTTGTTTATGATTTATCAGGAAGCAATTCAGCCGTTGCCCAGCGAACGGTTTGTGCCGTTACCAATGGATTTGGGAGTTTTATTATTCCGGCTAACTTAATTCCTAAAGTTGGGGATTGCAAAATTTTAAATACAAATATTACAAATTTAACTACTGGTTGTACTAATACGTCAAATTTATCTAAAGCATTTGTAATAAAACCGTTACCCGAAGTTCCAAACCTTACGCTAGATATAAAAGATGTTTGTCAAAACCAGCCCATTTCGGTAGTACTTGCAGGATTAGGTACTTTGACGAATGTTACCCTTAATTATAATCTTACAGGATCCAATTCGGGGACAAACCAAACAGTAACGATAGCTGTAGATAAGGGTAATGCAAATTTCACTATTCCTGCTGTTTTTCTTGCCAATGCCGGAATAACATCTTTTGTTATCAATGACTTAATTGACAATGCCAACGGCTGTGGAGCTATGATTAGTAATGGTACCAAGAGTTTTACGATCAATCCAAATCCAAATGTACCAATAGTAAGCAATTTAAATTTTTGTAAAAATGAAAATAAAACAGTTGCAAATTTATTGCCAAACGGAAGTAAGTTCCAATGGTTTGATTCATTAACAAGTACAACTATTTTAGGTAACAGCACTCTTTTGGCTTCTAAAAATTATTACGTGAAAGAGGTGAATGCAACTACTGGATGTGAATCTGGGCGAGCAGTGGTTAATGTTACACTAAATGAAGTACAACCTCCAATACTAATCCAAGACGGACAAAACTTTTGCGGTTTAGACAAACCTACTTTGCAAAGTTTGACTGCTAATACTCTTACTAACGGAACCATAACTTGGTTTGACGCTGCTGCAAATGGCGCGAAATTACCATCAACAGAATTGCTTAAAGAAGGATATACTTATTACGGATTCGATTTTTCCAATACCACAAACTGTTATTCGAACGTGTTGGCAGTTACAGTATCGCTCACCAATTGTATTCTGCCAAATAAATTATTTATTCCTGACGGGTTTTCTCCAAACGGCGATACTGTCAATGAAACTTTCAAGATTCCAAATATTGAATTTCTATTTCCTGACTATTCGTTGGAAATTTATAATAGATACGGA harbors:
- the cmk gene encoding (d)CMP kinase, whose protein sequence is MDKKITIAIDGFSSTGKSTLAKQLAKKLGYVYVDTGAMYRAVTFFAMQNGYINPDFFDKESLINSLPFIKLHFKFNPDLGFAEMYLNDVNVEIAIRKIEVSNFVSKVAEVSEVRTKLVEQQKEMGKDKAIVMDGRDIGTVVFPDAELKIFMTASASTRAQRRFDELQQKGDDVSYEAVLKNVEERDYIDTHRVDSPLVKADDAIEIDNSHLSREEQFQVVLDLVNEITKTL
- a CDS encoding nucleoside permease — its product is MGIKNKLTVMSFLQFFVWGAWLITVGNYWFGTKQWSGAEFGAVFSTLGISSIIMPAITGIIADRWINAEKLYGILHILGGLAICYIPQVDNPTTFYWVIFAAMLCYMPTISLSNSVAYNILKNNNFDVVKVFPPIRVWGTIGFIVAMWITNLSGNKASANMFYISAFASFVLGIYSFALPKCPPQKLIAEDSTFAKKLGLDAFKLFGTYKMALFFIFSMFLGGALQLTNMYGDTYLSEFANVPQYADSFVVKYSTIIMSISQISETLFILAIPFFLKRFGIKQVMLISMLAWVLRFGLFAYGNPADGLWMIVMSCVVYGMAFDFFNISGSLFIETTTDSRIRSSAQGLFMMMSNGFGAFFGGIVSGIVIDKFFTHDGVRDWHNIWLSFAGYALIIAVAFAVLFKHKHYPEDVSKVSH
- a CDS encoding gliding motility-associated C-terminal domain-containing protein, which gives rise to MNLKILLPSKQLFLLFLYILVFFFSVTKTNAQCAGKDNSITVCDIPNPSSKSINLFNLLGAHTNGGIWKDNLKSGGLNLFTGILNAQVIRSSGVYTYTYTIDNVSGCKDSATISVTIGAYSGITSPNVSVCSDNLNFNLFHAFDGNYLNPQSGGKWIDNNNTNALTGNLLNAEIAGVGSYSFTYTVPAIGTCPAQSSNTYVTIYPAPNPGIAANLLLCNTDNLALYSNLNLKDKLTGEDPNGTWAESSTNELSSRFDSIVDVQHIYNTFGAGVYNFSYSVLPTNPICDIKTSVVSIIIEELLDFTGANFVINSDICENEIGTATYKAVLNQGTKKIPNGSYYVTYEIAGISSTVTNTSVADFSNGVLVFDINRIYFPQVDNYTVSIKKVVKTGSFGACNNIIGTISDVLHVYPLPRINNATLAIDPVCKGFGATVKISGDTNLTDGNYSVVYDLSGSNSAVAQRTVCAVTNGFGSFIIPANLIPKVGDCKILNTNITNLTTGCTNTSNLSKAFVIKPLPEVPNLTLDIKDVCQNQPISVVLAGLGTLTNVTLNYNLTGSNSGTNQTVTIAVDKGNANFTIPAVFLANAGITSFVINDLIDNANGCGAMISNGTKSFTINPNPNVPIVSNLNFCKNENKTVANLLPNGSKFQWFDSLTSTTILGNSTLLASKNYYVKEVNATTGCESGRAVVNVTLNEVQPPILIQDGQNFCGLDKPTLQSLTANTLTNGTITWFDAAANGAKLPSTELLKEGYTYYGFDFSNTTNCYSNVLAVTVSLTNCILPNKLFIPDGFSPNGDTVNETFKIPNIEFLFPDYSLEIYNRYGNLMYTGNKNKPNWDGKNSDSKIAIDGFAPNGIYFYIINYNKDNKSPEQGRLYLNR
- the rpsA gene encoding 30S ribosomal protein S1, with the protein product MSEQVKSQEEFLANFNWHNFEEGIDAVDEKNLLEFEELVSKTFIATDQEEVVDGTVVRITDRDVIVDINAKSEGVISLNEFRYNPALKVGDTVEVLIDIREDKTGQLVLSHRKARTIKSWDRVISANETGEIVNGFVKCRTKGGMIVDVFGIEAFLPGSQIDVKPIRDYDVYVNKMMEFKVVKINHEFKNVVVSHKALIEADIEIQKKEIIGQLQKGQVLEGVVKNITSYGVFIDLGGVDGLIHITDLSWSRINHPSEVLELDQKLNVVILDFDDEKTRIQLGLKQLNAHPWDALDAKLAIGDKVKGKVVVIADYGAFIEVAEGVEGLIHVSEMSWSTHLRSAQDFVKVGDVVEAVILTLDRDDRKMSLGIKQLSQDPWTDITSKYPVGSKHTGIVRNFTNFGIFVELEEGIDGLIYISDLSWTKKIKHPSEFVNVGEKLDVVVLELDVEGRKLSLGHKQTTANPWDQYEDSFAVGTIHNGEISEIVDKGATVEFGDDIVAFIPTRHLEKEDGKKLKKGESADFKVIEFNKEFKRVVASHTAIFREEEEKNVKTATENTSSASSSANAPAAATLGDNNDVLAALKAKMEKSEKK